A stretch of Desulfitobacterium dichloroeliminans LMG P-21439 DNA encodes these proteins:
- a CDS encoding Ig-like domain-containing protein translates to MNKGTFKDRKFSIGLGFVILLLAGIFWGVSQLEITPEKVSASEVTFEALSSDKLGVDPESAFLLTSKEPLNTKTIEKALRTNPEFPYTLAEQAGGLTYKIIPKEPLQANTIYTLSFDPQGLGRENLSWAFQTKGQFRVLSSLPRNESTHIPINTGIEIAFSYENFDIDQIKQYFSISPVIEGSFERHKKTLVFVPDTLQPSTVYTITIKKGFTLPETTQTLSEDYVFSFETEPAKQTSPSFRYDLDAELTEFSTSDIPAFTAYFNNQALRQNGTATTIPPLHIDLYRYSDHQTFQTSLAQRDQIPRWSYYTWNGYREELDPQLVVAKYDTEFLQVNDYVNYIVFPEKLEAGYYAAEFKAGDTTRQVWFQVTDLAVYLAQGEGSTLFWANDLQSRAPAANAEIYIESKQLSVTADDSGTALIDQNLTGNDRDYALVKSENKEILVLLESWPQWYSQDSKAMDYWKYLYLDRELYQPEDTVHFWGVLAPRGKTDIQGKSVDQVKEITLELMGGDYPFYYETEVSPILKQTISIEDKTYHGKLKLPVLKPGYYTLQLKLDDTILLSRGLEVETYRKPAYQLTVSQDKKAIYAGETMNFAASATFFEGTPVPGLSLNYYVHGKSNSVITDEQGEAQITYTATVDKEAYHSYDYVSLGVNALLPEIGEIYNSAELYVFKSKVYLTGEAKRQNGGYTLNAKLSTVDLTGINNGEYVAEENFLKEPVANSPVRASLYQEIWTPVESGKRYDFISKEVVNTYYYEYSTKHLGDLDLVTDATGQINYTGGSLERQNSYYLDLVVEDKEGRPFKKRLHIGQDNGNQQYQYYYLLNETKKEGYEPEEQVQVTFMANDGELTATEGKILYFGGQKQIEQYQVSKEPHHSFLFKQEHIPNINVAGVYFDGYNYRETDILSIPFAHQTKALQVRIETDQAEYRPGGKVELNLQVTNSNEQPVPGAQVNLNLVDEAVFSLRQQNASFLTTLYGDRINLNLLTRKTHYHPEMVGGAEQGGEGGSERKDFRDTVLFTTLQTDNNGRAKVEFELPDNLTSWRVTYHAFAQDLQAGSGTAQIPVRLPFFVEMNLNKTYHEGDSPVVILRAYGDQLKDNQEVAYDMRLVNKEGEEQTWHVTADSYTALDWKLPDLNKGKYTLTVAAESGGLQDVLTKEFQVVESYQARTITSQELLTEGMVVKGSQQEPTTVVFSDYEKSQYLHGLYQLAWNNGSRLEQKLAGLEARKLLNEYFPEEKLFEEEEEDEDPLLNYQQADGGISILPYAESDLALSAMVASSTSGIVDERALKGYFYRMMEGEQEVDQSLVLLGLAALKEPVLLQIEDYLQQGNLAPEVKIHLALALLELGDGAFAEKVVQELLGLFSQDLGSSIRINVGRDQDEMIQATTQMTLLAARLNQPEKNKLYQYLLENQGKDVLNLVEQIQILKYNLKYMEASPVSFSYELGGERITKSLQGREIAKLTLLPKNLQQIKFGQVNGQVGIVSTYNQPIKAGETGDGTDLSIGRSYLVNGSERTSLNSSDLVQIVIDVNIGDKAPDGHYEVIDILPAGLAPISRPNNYQDNNRPWNYPVEVNGQRLVFQLGKGQEQIKYLARVTSPGEFICEAPVLSNITNSEIFTSGAAAKLTINTDQ, encoded by the coding sequence ATGAATAAAGGGACTTTTAAAGACAGGAAGTTTTCCATAGGATTGGGATTCGTCATCTTGTTATTAGCCGGCATCTTTTGGGGCGTGAGCCAGCTGGAGATTACCCCTGAGAAAGTCAGTGCTTCTGAAGTTACCTTCGAGGCTCTGAGTTCTGATAAATTAGGAGTTGATCCAGAGAGCGCTTTTTTGTTGACAAGCAAGGAACCCTTGAACACAAAGACTATCGAAAAAGCCTTAAGGACAAATCCGGAATTTCCCTACACCTTGGCTGAGCAGGCCGGGGGCTTGACCTATAAGATTATCCCCAAGGAACCGCTCCAGGCAAATACCATCTACACTCTGTCTTTTGACCCCCAAGGGTTGGGTCGTGAAAATCTAAGCTGGGCTTTCCAAACAAAAGGACAATTTCGAGTTCTAAGTTCTTTGCCACGCAATGAGAGTACCCATATTCCTATTAATACGGGAATTGAGATTGCTTTTTCTTACGAAAATTTTGATATCGATCAGATAAAGCAGTATTTTAGCATATCGCCTGTTATAGAGGGGTCATTTGAACGACATAAAAAGACTTTGGTTTTTGTTCCCGATACATTACAACCGTCCACAGTTTATACAATTACGATAAAGAAGGGGTTCACTTTACCCGAAACCACACAAACTTTGTCAGAGGATTATGTCTTTAGTTTTGAAACAGAGCCGGCGAAGCAAACTAGCCCTTCTTTTCGTTATGATTTAGATGCAGAGTTAACAGAATTTAGCACCAGTGATATCCCTGCCTTTACAGCATACTTCAATAATCAAGCATTACGCCAAAACGGAACGGCGACGACTATTCCACCTCTTCATATTGATCTCTACCGCTATTCTGATCACCAGACTTTTCAGACTTCCCTTGCTCAACGAGATCAAATTCCCCGTTGGTCTTATTATACTTGGAATGGCTATAGGGAGGAGCTGGATCCCCAATTAGTAGTGGCAAAATACGATACTGAGTTTTTGCAAGTCAATGATTATGTGAATTACATCGTTTTTCCAGAGAAATTAGAAGCCGGTTACTATGCTGCAGAATTTAAAGCGGGAGATACAACAAGACAAGTATGGTTTCAGGTCACTGATTTAGCAGTATATCTTGCTCAAGGGGAGGGGAGTACCCTTTTCTGGGCTAATGATTTGCAAAGCAGAGCTCCGGCAGCCAATGCTGAAATCTATATTGAGAGTAAGCAATTATCTGTAACAGCAGATGATTCGGGAACGGCTTTAATCGATCAAAATCTAACGGGAAATGACCGAGACTACGCTCTCGTGAAAAGTGAAAACAAAGAAATATTAGTTCTGCTAGAGTCTTGGCCCCAGTGGTACAGCCAAGATAGTAAGGCGATGGATTACTGGAAGTACCTCTATCTCGATCGAGAGTTGTACCAGCCTGAAGATACCGTTCATTTTTGGGGAGTATTGGCTCCTCGGGGCAAGACAGATATTCAAGGCAAGAGCGTCGATCAAGTCAAGGAAATAACCTTAGAGCTTATGGGGGGAGACTATCCTTTTTATTATGAAACTGAGGTCAGCCCAATCCTTAAGCAGACCATCTCAATCGAAGACAAAACCTATCATGGGAAATTAAAACTGCCGGTGTTGAAACCTGGATACTATACATTGCAACTGAAGTTGGATGATACGATCCTGCTTTCCCGAGGTCTTGAAGTAGAGACTTACCGAAAACCTGCTTACCAATTGACTGTATCTCAAGATAAAAAGGCCATATATGCCGGAGAGACCATGAATTTTGCTGCGAGCGCGACCTTCTTTGAAGGGACACCTGTGCCAGGTTTATCCTTAAATTATTATGTTCATGGTAAAAGCAATTCTGTAATCACCGATGAACAAGGAGAAGCGCAGATTACTTATACTGCCACGGTGGATAAGGAAGCTTATCATTCCTATGATTATGTATCCTTAGGGGTGAATGCTTTATTGCCGGAAATCGGTGAAATCTACAACTCAGCAGAGTTATATGTATTTAAAAGCAAAGTTTACTTGACTGGAGAAGCTAAGCGCCAAAATGGTGGCTATACCCTGAACGCCAAGCTTTCTACAGTGGATCTAACGGGTATTAATAATGGAGAATATGTAGCCGAAGAGAATTTCCTAAAAGAACCTGTGGCAAATAGCCCCGTTAGGGCGAGTCTCTATCAAGAGATTTGGACACCGGTAGAATCAGGCAAACGCTACGACTTCATTAGCAAAGAAGTAGTCAATACCTACTATTATGAATACTCAACGAAGCACTTAGGTGATCTAGATTTAGTGACGGATGCCACGGGGCAGATTAATTATACAGGCGGTTCCTTGGAACGCCAGAATTCTTATTATCTCGATTTAGTTGTCGAAGATAAAGAAGGTCGTCCGTTTAAGAAGCGCCTCCATATTGGTCAGGATAACGGCAATCAGCAGTACCAATATTATTATCTTTTAAATGAAACAAAGAAGGAAGGCTATGAGCCTGAGGAGCAGGTTCAAGTGACTTTTATGGCTAACGACGGGGAGTTGACTGCGACAGAAGGGAAAATTCTCTACTTTGGTGGTCAAAAACAGATTGAGCAGTATCAGGTTAGCAAAGAGCCACATCATAGCTTTCTATTTAAACAGGAGCATATTCCCAATATAAATGTGGCAGGCGTCTATTTTGATGGCTACAATTATCGCGAAACTGATATCCTAAGTATTCCGTTTGCTCACCAGACCAAGGCCCTTCAGGTAAGAATAGAGACGGATCAAGCTGAGTATCGGCCGGGTGGTAAGGTGGAATTGAATCTTCAGGTCACAAATTCGAATGAGCAACCCGTGCCAGGAGCTCAAGTGAACCTTAATCTGGTCGATGAGGCGGTATTTAGTTTGCGTCAACAAAATGCCAGCTTTTTAACTACTCTTTATGGTGATCGGATTAACCTGAATCTCCTCACTAGGAAGACCCACTATCACCCTGAGATGGTTGGAGGGGCTGAGCAGGGTGGTGAAGGCGGTTCGGAAAGAAAGGATTTCCGGGATACGGTACTATTTACTACTTTACAAACTGACAATAATGGTCGAGCAAAGGTTGAATTTGAATTGCCGGATAATTTAACTTCTTGGCGAGTGACTTATCACGCGTTTGCTCAAGACCTGCAAGCCGGCAGTGGTACGGCTCAGATTCCTGTTCGGTTACCCTTCTTCGTGGAGATGAATTTGAATAAAACCTATCACGAAGGTGATTCTCCGGTAGTTATCCTCCGTGCCTATGGAGATCAATTAAAGGACAATCAAGAAGTAGCCTATGATATGAGACTAGTGAATAAGGAAGGCGAAGAGCAAACTTGGCATGTGACCGCTGATTCCTATACAGCGCTGGATTGGAAGCTGCCGGATCTGAATAAAGGCAAGTATACCCTTACAGTTGCGGCAGAAAGCGGTGGCTTACAAGACGTGCTCACAAAAGAATTCCAAGTAGTCGAGTCTTACCAAGCCAGAACGATTACCAGTCAGGAGCTTCTGACGGAAGGTATGGTGGTTAAAGGCTCTCAGCAGGAGCCTACAACCGTGGTTTTCAGTGATTATGAAAAAAGCCAATATTTACATGGTTTGTACCAACTGGCTTGGAATAACGGCAGTCGCCTAGAGCAAAAGCTGGCGGGGTTAGAAGCTAGAAAACTATTGAACGAGTATTTTCCTGAAGAAAAGCTATTTGAGGAAGAAGAGGAAGACGAAGATCCTCTACTAAACTATCAACAAGCGGATGGTGGTATCAGCATTCTGCCTTATGCAGAAAGTGATTTAGCACTATCGGCCATGGTTGCTTCCAGTACATCAGGAATAGTTGACGAAAGAGCTTTAAAAGGATACTTCTATCGGATGATGGAGGGAGAACAAGAAGTCGATCAAAGCTTGGTTTTATTAGGATTAGCCGCCCTTAAAGAACCGGTGCTGCTCCAAATTGAAGATTATCTTCAGCAAGGGAATCTGGCACCGGAGGTTAAAATTCACCTTGCACTTGCTTTGCTGGAATTAGGGGATGGGGCTTTCGCCGAAAAAGTAGTTCAGGAATTACTAGGCTTATTTAGTCAAGATTTGGGTAGCTCAATAAGGATTAATGTGGGACGTGATCAGGATGAGATGATCCAGGCTACAACCCAGATGACTTTGCTGGCCGCTCGTTTGAATCAACCGGAAAAGAATAAACTGTATCAATATCTCTTGGAAAACCAAGGGAAGGACGTTCTTAATCTGGTCGAACAAATCCAAATTCTCAAGTACAATCTCAAATACATGGAGGCTTCACCAGTGAGCTTCAGTTACGAGCTGGGCGGTGAAAGGATTACCAAAAGTCTGCAAGGCAGGGAAATCGCCAAATTGACTCTACTGCCGAAAAACTTGCAACAAATAAAGTTTGGTCAAGTGAATGGTCAAGTTGGAATCGTGAGCACTTATAACCAACCGATTAAAGCCGGAGAAACAGGCGATGGTACAGATCTAAGCATCGGTCGCAGCTATCTCGTCAATGGTAGTGAACGCACTTCGCTAAACAGCTCTGATTTGGTTCAGATTGTTATTGATGTCAACATTGGTGATAAAGCACCTGATGGGCACTATGAGGTTATCGACATTCTGCCTGCCGGACTGGCCCCTATTTCCCGCCCCAATAATTATCAGGATAATAATAGGCCATGGAATTACCCGGTTGAAGTGAATGGTCAACGACTTGTCTTCCAATTAGGCAAAGGCCAAGAGCAAATTAAGTATCTAGCCCGTGTGACCTCTCCCGGTGAGTTTATCTGTGAAGCTCCGGTTCTAAGTAATATTACGAACAGCGAGATTTTTACCAGCGGAGCCGCAGCAAAGCTTACTATTAACACGGATCAATAA
- the amrB gene encoding AmmeMemoRadiSam system protein B — MTQQELTTILASGSGKPKITERRAVSAVLPHHLLAGRLLVDAIEALALQEPNLVILVGPNHFNHGGRIISGFSGWQTPEGVMEVDAEVVDHLLAKGLVVTDEEVLAKEHSIGALAPMLKHFLPEADIVPLILHHDISLKEVDALLEGLEVFVDDKAILIASVDFSHYLTRSEAQFKDQETLEYMKDFDYPALFGLGNDYLDSPASLVAAIRLAEQKGIRAFKVLDNTNSGIILRNDFIETTSYFTLVFTENL, encoded by the coding sequence GTGACGCAACAGGAATTAACCACGATTTTGGCAAGTGGTTCAGGAAAACCTAAAATTACCGAAAGAAGGGCAGTAAGTGCTGTCCTTCCTCATCATTTGCTGGCGGGTCGTCTGTTAGTGGATGCTATCGAAGCTTTGGCCCTACAGGAACCTAATTTGGTGATTTTAGTAGGACCTAACCATTTTAATCATGGAGGAAGAATAATTAGCGGGTTTTCCGGTTGGCAGACTCCGGAAGGAGTTATGGAGGTTGATGCTGAGGTCGTCGATCATCTTTTGGCGAAAGGTCTGGTTGTAACGGACGAAGAAGTCCTCGCCAAAGAGCACTCTATCGGAGCTCTCGCGCCAATGCTGAAGCATTTTCTGCCGGAAGCGGATATTGTCCCCCTTATCTTGCATCATGATATTAGTCTTAAGGAAGTCGATGCGCTATTAGAGGGACTGGAAGTTTTTGTGGATGATAAGGCGATATTAATCGCATCAGTGGATTTTTCGCATTATCTAACCAGAAGTGAGGCCCAGTTCAAAGATCAAGAGACACTAGAATATATGAAAGATTTCGATTATCCGGCCTTATTTGGTTTGGGTAATGATTACTTAGATTCGCCCGCCTCCTTGGTAGCAGCTATTCGCTTGGCAGAACAAAAAGGTATCAGGGCGTTCAAGGTGCTCGACAATACCAATTCCGGCATCATCCTGCGCAATGATTTCATCGAAACCACCAGTTATTTTACATTGGTGTTTACGGAAAATCTGTAG
- a CDS encoding MFS transporter, giving the protein MTIKTEHWKRSFYTLWAGQAVSLITSAVLQMAIIWYLTEKTGSAMVLSIATLVGFLPQAILGPVIGVLVDRYHRKYVMIGADLLIAAVGLILALASLTMELPVWLIMIVLFLRSVGTAFHSPALNAATPLLVPEDQLTKCAGYTQSIQSASYILGPAVAALLYVIWDLNAIILLDVGGAIFASILTAFVYIPKLEASQTTVQGDFILEMKEGYLALRSNKGLFGLLWVGALYMLFFMPINALFPLMSIKYFGGTTFQASIVEISFAVGMLVGGLVLGVWGGFKNRVMSLTASIVLMGASLAVSGLLPVKGYGFFVLCSTLMGFSAPFYSGVQTALFQEKITPEYLGRVFALLGSVVSVAMPLGLVLSALFADTIGVNRWFLISGILIMGIAVLPGIIPTLRNLDR; this is encoded by the coding sequence ATGACTATAAAAACTGAACATTGGAAGCGTAGCTTCTATACCCTATGGGCGGGTCAGGCCGTTTCCCTCATCACCAGCGCAGTCTTGCAAATGGCAATCATTTGGTATCTTACCGAAAAGACCGGTTCAGCTATGGTTCTGTCCATAGCGACTTTGGTAGGTTTTTTACCTCAGGCGATTTTAGGACCTGTTATTGGAGTATTGGTGGACCGTTATCATCGTAAATACGTCATGATCGGTGCTGATCTTTTGATTGCGGCTGTAGGGTTGATTCTAGCCTTGGCCTCCTTGACCATGGAACTGCCTGTTTGGCTAATTATGATTGTTTTATTCCTGCGCAGTGTGGGTACAGCATTCCATTCTCCGGCTTTGAATGCAGCCACACCGCTATTGGTGCCAGAGGATCAACTGACAAAATGTGCAGGATATACTCAGTCCATTCAGTCTGCTAGCTATATTCTTGGCCCTGCTGTGGCTGCTCTACTCTATGTTATCTGGGATCTTAATGCCATCATCCTTTTGGATGTAGGAGGAGCAATTTTTGCCAGTATTCTTACGGCTTTTGTGTATATTCCCAAGTTGGAGGCTAGCCAAACCACAGTTCAGGGGGATTTTATCCTAGAGATGAAAGAGGGCTATTTAGCGCTCAGATCGAATAAGGGCTTGTTTGGCCTTCTCTGGGTGGGGGCACTATATATGCTCTTCTTTATGCCCATCAATGCCTTATTCCCACTAATGAGTATAAAATACTTTGGTGGAACCACCTTCCAAGCATCCATCGTTGAGATCAGCTTCGCCGTAGGAATGCTGGTGGGAGGACTTGTCCTAGGAGTCTGGGGAGGCTTCAAAAACCGTGTGATGAGTCTTACGGCTTCCATCGTGCTCATGGGTGCTAGTCTCGCCGTATCAGGGTTATTGCCGGTGAAGGGGTATGGATTTTTTGTTCTATGCTCAACCCTTATGGGCTTTTCTGCGCCCTTTTATAGCGGAGTGCAGACGGCTTTATTCCAAGAAAAGATTACCCCAGAATATCTAGGTCGTGTCTTTGCCTTATTAGGTAGCGTTGTTTCTGTGGCGATGCCTCTTGGTTTGGTGTTATCCGCTTTGTTTGCGGATACAATAGGAGTGAATCGTTGGTTTCTTATTTCGGGAATACTGATCATGGGAATCGCTGTGCTTCCTGGCATAATCCCTACCCTGCGAAACTTAGATCGATGA